The DNA sequence ATACTGGACAATTATGAAAATAATGCTTATGACATTCAGAACGAGCTTATATACAATTATCCTGGGCTTAATCTGACAACCGTTATTGCAAACATAAGAGAAAAACACAGAATAGACAGCTTGTTCAAAAAATACAGACCAAATGTTGTGTTTCATGCGGCAGCACACAAGCATGTGCCTTTGATGGAAGCCAACCCCACTGAGGCTATTAAGAATAATGTTTTCGGCACTATGAATGTTGCAGAGTGTGCGGATAAGTACGACACAAAAAGGTTTGTGCTTATTTCCACCGATAAGGCGGTAAACCCAACAAACATCATGGGAGCAACAAAAAGAATAGCAGAAATGATAATTCAGGCAATAAACAAACACAGCAAAACGGAGTTTGTTGCCGTTAGATTTGGAAATGTACTAGGCAGCAACGGCAGCGTTATTCCCCTGTTTAAAAAGCAGATTGAACAGGGAGGACCTGTTACAGTTACTCATACTGAGGTTACAAGGTTCTTTATGACCATACCTGAAGCCGTTCAGCTGGTAATTCAGGCTGGAGCTATGGCAAAAGGCGGGGAAATATTTGTCCTTGACATGGGCAATCCCGTAAAGATATATGATTTAGCCAGAAACCTGATAAAACTATCAGGTTTCGAGCCCGATGAAGATATAAAAATTGAGATTACCGGATTAAGGCCTGGTGAAAAATTGTATGAAGAGCTGCTTATGGATGAAGAAGGCCTTAAGTCCACCGCCAATAAAAAAATATTTGTAGCGAAGCCTGTTTTTACTGATTTGGTAATGCTTAAGCGTGAGTTGGACCGATTGAAGGAAATAATTATGACAGACGCCAACGAGGTTATGGAATATGTACAAATGATTGTACCTACTTACAAGAAAGCTCAATAGTTCATAGTTTTCTGTTATAGCAGGTTAGAACCCTGTCCAGCCTTCGGCTGTAGTGTTGAACCGGGTGACTCTGAAGGTCGAAGTTATTGGTTTCAATGATTTTGTTAAGACGGATGTGCATACGTGCAATAATTGAATACATGAGTTCTTTTGACATGAAATAATAGCCTCCTTTAATTGACTTGATAAATCAACTGACATTATTTCAGATAAACTATGGACAACCCACTTGTAATAATTATAACATAATATGGAATTTTATCAATGGAAATTATTAAAATTTATAAACCATAAATTTGTGATTTTATTTTTGATTATAAATGTTATAATGTATAAAGTATACTATACTAATAGTAAAATGGCTTATTATCAGTCACTCTGATATGCTTCATTGCTTGCCGAAATGACTAATAGATAAAGAGATATGCAGATAAATAATATTTTCTGTTAGGAGTGTGTTTTGTGAATAAAAAAATACTGATAGTAGAAGATGAGAAAAACATTGTTGACATTCTTAAATTTAACCTAAAAAAGGAAGGATTCGATACAATAGAGGCTCATGATGGAGAGCAGGGGTTAGAGCTGGCAATAAACCAGAAGCCTGACTTGATCCTTCTTGATATAATGCTGCCTAAAATGGATGGATTTACTGTATGTCGTAAAATCAGGCAAAGCCTTTCCACACCTATATTGATGCTTACTGCAAAGGAAGAGGAAGTGGATAAGGTGTTAGGCCTTGAGCTTGGTGCGGATGACTATATTACCAAGCCGTTTAGTCCTAGGGAGCTTATGGCCAGGGTAAAGGCAAACATAAGAAGGACTGCACTTTCAGAGGTACAGCCTTCCAATACTGAAAGTATAATGAAAATAGGCAATCTTGAAATTGATTTCGAACGTTATGAAATAAAAAATGATAATACTACTATAGAGCTTACTTTAAGAGAGTTTGAGCTGGTTAAATTTCTGGCTCTTTCCCAGGGACAGGTTTTTTCCAGGGAGGTGCTTTTGGAAAAGGTCTGGGGTTATGAATATTATGGCGATGTACGTACGGTTGATGTGACAGTTAGAAGAATAAGAGAAAAGCTGGAGAAGAATCCTAGCGAGCCCGAGTATATAATTACAAAAAGAGGTGTAGGTTACTTCTTCAAAAAGGTAGGATAAGATGCATTTTAGGGAATTGCGTTGGAAGTTTATAAAGAGATTTTTCTGGAGATTTTCACGGAGTTTGCAGTGGAAGCTGGTTTCTATCTTTATTTCTATAACCTTGGTCCTTATGATTATTATGTGGCTGTTTTTAATAGACTCGGTAGAATCTACCTACTTCCAGAGCTTTAAGGCAAGCATAGAATCGGGGCTAAACAAGTGGGAGCTTAAAAACAACAAAAAGGCAGGAGTAGCTGAAGCTAAAAAATCCCTTGTGGACAAGAATTATGCAATTCTTACTTTCTATGTCGGGGAAGACAGAACCTATGCTCTTGTTGATAAGGACCTTAATATCGATAAATTTTACGACTCAAGATACAGCGATAATGACAAGAGTGCTTACCTTGAGGATTTATTGAAGTCCAAGAATTTTGTCACTGCAATGTCCGGACAAATCGGAGACAAGGAAATTCTGATGCATACTGCAGACGGAACTGCCTTTTATGACTATGCCTGGACAAATGGTAATTATATACTTTATTTTAGGTATTATAGGCAGGATTTGGGTAATACTATAGATAATCTCAATATTGATTTACTTAAGAGCTCAATAATTGCAATAATTCTATCGTTGCTAATCGGGTATGCTCTCTCAAAAACCATCACCATTCCAATTATAAACGTAATGCATAAGGCACAAAAGGTTGCTGGGGGCGATTTCGACCAATTGGTTGATGTAAAATCCGAGGATGAGATTGGAAAGTTGACAAAGACATTTAACTTTATGGCTAAAGAGCTGAAGCAGAAGATTATCGGTATTTCCAGTGAAAAAAGCAAAATAGAAACTATTTTAAAATACATGGCGGACGGAGTAATAGCCTTTAATATGTCGGGTGAGGTTATACATTCCAACCCGGCATCTTTAAGAATGCTGGGGCTAAGGGATGCAAGCTTTACTTTTTACGAGTTTGCAAAAAGCTATTCTTTGGATATAAGCATAGAGGATCTTTTAGAGTCTGAGTCATCTGCCTCTAGAGAAGCAAATATAAGGACCATGCACAAAATAATAAAAATATACTTTGCATTATTTACCGATGAGGAAAACAATGCTGAGGGTATAATTATTGTGCTTCAAGATATTACAGAGCAGCAAAGGCTTGATGATATGAGAAAAGAGTTTGTTGCCAACGTTTCACATGAGCTCAGGACTCCGCTTACATCTATAAAAAGCTATGCCGAGACCCTTTTGGATGGTGAGTACAGGAATGGTGAAATAGCAGAAAAATTCCTGGGAGTAATAAACTCAGAGGCAGACAGAATGACAAGGCTCGTTAAGGATCTATTGCAGTTGTCCAGTCTGGACAATAAAAAAATGCACTGGAATAAGAAAAATATACAGTTGACGGAAATTGTAAAGAATTGTGTGAATAAAATGTCCATTGATGCAAAAATCAAGGAACAGTCACTTGAGTTTTTTGTTGAGGAAGACCCTGGAGAAGTGTATGCAGACAGGGATCGTATAGAGCAGGTTGTGATAAATATAATAAGCAACGCTATCAAATATACCCATATTAGAGGCATCATAACAGTAAGTGTAGGTGTTAATGAGAACATGGCATTTATCAGGGTTGCTGATACGGGAATCGGCATATCTCAGGAGGATATTAAAAGGGTCTTCGAAAGATTTTACAGGGTGGACAAAG is a window from the Pseudobacteroides sp. genome containing:
- a CDS encoding ATP-binding protein; protein product: MQWKLVSIFISITLVLMIIMWLFLIDSVESTYFQSFKASIESGLNKWELKNNKKAGVAEAKKSLVDKNYAILTFYVGEDRTYALVDKDLNIDKFYDSRYSDNDKSAYLEDLLKSKNFVTAMSGQIGDKEILMHTADGTAFYDYAWTNGNYILYFRYYRQDLGNTIDNLNIDLLKSSIIAIILSLLIGYALSKTITIPIINVMHKAQKVAGGDFDQLVDVKSEDEIGKLTKTFNFMAKELKQKIIGISSEKSKIETILKYMADGVIAFNMSGEVIHSNPASLRMLGLRDASFTFYEFAKSYSLDISIEDLLESESSASREANIRTMHKIIKIYFALFTDEENNAEGIIIVLQDITEQQRLDDMRKEFVANVSHELRTPLTSIKSYAETLLDGEYRNGEIAEKFLGVINSEADRMTRLVKDLLQLSSLDNKKMHWNKKNIQLTEIVKNCVNKMSIDAKIKEQSLEFFVEEDPGEVYADRDRIEQVVINIISNAIKYTHIRGIITVSVGVNENMAFIRVADTGIGISQEDIKRVFERFYRVDKARSREMGGTGLGLAIAKEIVEAHGGTILVSSEIGVGTVLTVNLRLSCEI
- the yycF gene encoding response regulator YycF, coding for MNKKILIVEDEKNIVDILKFNLKKEGFDTIEAHDGEQGLELAINQKPDLILLDIMLPKMDGFTVCRKIRQSLSTPILMLTAKEEEVDKVLGLELGADDYITKPFSPRELMARVKANIRRTALSEVQPSNTESIMKIGNLEIDFERYEIKNDNTTIELTLREFELVKFLALSQGQVFSREVLLEKVWGYEYYGDVRTVDVTVRRIREKLEKNPSEPEYIITKRGVGYFFKKVG